The genomic interval GCGCACGtccatttttgcttccctttctccgGTTAGAGCAGGTTTCAGGAGCTCTGGGGCAATGCATTGGCCCCGGCGATACTGCAAGGTATTATTTTGAAGGGTCGAAAGGTGAATGCAGGAACAAGATGGCTAGGCAGCTAGAATGGAAAGTTTATGTGCAGAAAGCAAAGATATTTCGGGGCTCAGACTGCTGCATTTAGAACTTTGTCATTCTCCCGCCCCCCTACCCCCCATATCCTAGCTGCAGCATTTGCACTGGGCACCGCAGACTCGGCTGGGGAGCAAATTGAGAAGGATAGGGAACCCGGGAGTACATATTTTAATAGGCTTATCATTAAGGAGGTTGAATTCAGCCAAATATAGGTGGATATACTATTCTATGAATGCTTGCCTGTTTCTTTCCACATAGGCgtctgtattttatatataggaAAGGGTTAAGAAGTGTTTGCAATATGCCATATGGGgggtgttatttttgtttgtttggtcccCATTTTATGTTAAGGAATGTTGACTTGTAGTTACACTGTTTGGGGGATTTTAAAAGTTCACGTTTTCCATCCAGAATGAGGAAGATGTGATGGAAGGAAGCACTAGAAACCCCACTTCTTCAATGCAGGTTGGAGCATTAATTAACCTGACCTAAAAGTGAAAGTGAAGTAGATTATTAATAGACTGGAcaggagaaaaaatagaaactcGTCAAACGTTTTCTGTTGCCTCCTACCATTTCAGACTGTAGCATTCTTTACAGATAAGCCCTTGCAGTATTTGGGTAGGAGGGTGCTTTAGGGGATGGGGCAacagaaaatgtatatttttcttcatgagaCATGTGGACAAAACAGGGTTTGGAGttatctatatattaaaaatgaattctctGCAGTGAGATTTTTGTGCATTTGacatgattttgtgtatttttttgcATGGACATTTCAGAGATTTTAGACTGTGTGCAGGATGTTGGcgttttcttttaattctaagCAATGACTTGATATTTTGAATCTGGCTCTTTTGAATCTTTGACATTAGTGCAAAGAGagtcaacaaattaaaaaatgctaattgaAGCAAATCCCTTAAATGTTGGAATTAAGTGAATATGGCATTTTGCAATTAGCCTGCAAATTTTTAGAGAGCAGGAGACCggttatttttgatagagggatTTTCATTGAAGCAGGCTTGGGGTTCTGTTTTCCTGGAGGGGTATAACCTTACTTTGAAGGGGTTTAAAAAATACCGTTTGTGCTTTCGGGATACGCTTGGAACACATTAACCTCGGCCGGAAAATGACCAATTTGTTGGCTGTGGAGTTGAAATTGAGCATGTTTGTTCCCGAATGTCTGCCCTTTCCCGAACCAAAGCCTCGATCATTAATTCATGGCTGGGAGCTGTCCCAAATCATTGACATTTGGCAACAAAAGTGGGggttgggaagggaaggggagatggAGAGGGTGGTGAACACAAATGAAGACTCGCGGGAGGAAGTTTGAAATGAATGAGAGGTCgaacgaatgaatgaacagatggaaAAGGCACAAGACGCGGACACTGGAGAGGACGGGGAGGGAGCCCGGGTCGCCCGCCCGAGCCTCGTTGAAGCCGGGTTCTGGAATGACAGCGAGGGTCGCGCGGGCTATGACCTGCTCAGAGGCATGAGCCTCAAAACGGGTCCCGCGCGCAAACCCTGGTCCTCCCACAGCGAACTAGAGATGAAGCAGTTatagttgcaaaaaaaaaaaaaaaaaaaaaaaaaaaaggaaagaaagaaaatttcacgACTTCTTCttttacacacgcacacactcacacatgcgcGGTGCGGAGGGTCTTCTCCAGCAGCTCCCGCAAAGATAACGTGACAGGAGTGCTTCCCGCCCCCGGCGAGCCTCAATTCCCCCTTTAATATTGTCAGTGCATCTTAGGGGCTACTTTTTCGCCACTGAGTTTTGGGGGTGGAGGTAAAGGGTAAGGAGAGGCCGgcgctgggtgggggaggggaggatgggctCTATTTTATTCCGTTTCGACTCTGCAGAGCAGCATTTGTGGCATGCATTATAGAGGAGGACGTGTAGGGTTCATTTCATTGTGACCGCATTCTAGTGAAACAAAGATTCGTTTATTCTATCTCTGTATTGTATTAGATATTGCAGTCGCAAGGCCTTTTAGTATTTctcagggtgtggggagggagatTTATGAAGGTTTACGTCTCTGCCCGAGCAGAGGTCGAAGTTAACCttagtcccttcccttccccgccGCTTCCCGTTCCGGATTAGAAAGCGTAAGGCCCGCCTCGCTCTTCCTGCAGCGATTTGCAAACGGGGCGCTCTCGGAAGCTGCTGCAGGTTCGGTCACCTTCCTCTGGTCTGCGTCTGGCCGGGCTCTCAGGGACCAGCgactgggggtggtgggggcagtgAGGTATAAAGTCCTCTCCGGAGACATTCCCACGCAATCCGTGGCGGCCAGAACATAGCCCAGGAAGAGGGCACTCAGGGTCGTGGGCACTAGAGGCCGATTTCGATTCTAAGATTTGCCCCTTCGctctgctcccccagccccaacTGCGCGGATCAAGCTTCTGGCGCCCCTCCTGGCCCCCGTCGTGCTTTTGGCCAAGAGCCACGGAACGTTTAGCCTTTTCATCGGCCTTGGGGTGGAGAGAAATGGCCTTGGCAGTGGCAGTCCAGCGCCTTGGGGTTTGACCACCGCCCAGAGGCCAGGAGCGAGGATTTAGGTGCTGTTTGGGTTACCTCCCCgcgcccctcctctcctcccacgTCCCGGCAGCTATCCGGGCTCCgcgaccccccccccgccccgggaaaCCCAGAGCTAGAGATCCTGAGTCCAGGGCGACTGCCACCTGTGCCCCTCAGGGTTGGGGGCTCGAGAGAAAAAGGTCCACCCACTACGGGAGGGAGTGGTGGCGGGTTTTTCTGGGTGTGTGGGGAGCTTGGCCACAGAGGCTTACGGATTTGGCCTCCGCAGAGATAACCCGGGGTCACCCTCACAAACACAGCCGTGATTCTGCCGGGCCCTGTCTGCCCAGACCACTGGTCACTCCCTCCCAGTCTCCGGACACCGAGGCTGCTCCCTCTccggtggggtgggagggtgcgTGCGAGGATCTCCCTCGGAACACAAACTCCACGGTAGGCAATCAGTTTTATAAGGAAACGATCCACTTCGGTGGCTGCTGCTGGCTTCCAGAGACTTTATTAATTCGCTCAGCAGTGTTTGCTGAGCGCCCACCAAGAACCGCGCGCCGGCCCGAGGCTTTCTCACACGTAGTGGCCTGGGATTCAGCGGCGTGGTCCCACGCGTTGccgcctccccaccccttcctcgcCCCCGCATTCTGCTGTCGTGACCCCCTCTGTCACCACAGAAATGCAAGATTGCACTGCGAGAGTCAGGACGGACTTGCTGGGGAAGTGTTGGGAAACgaaggagggagtgaggagaaagggagaaataaaagagaagggggaggtgaGAAGAGGGGGcgagggaaacagaaaaagatgCAGAGTGAGATGTCGGAGGGAGCGGTAGGAAAGGATGGGACTCACCTCCCCCTCCCGCACAGGCTCACCTGCCTGAAGGCAGGCTCGGGACAGTAGTTGGGGGCAGGTCAGTCATTCTTGGGCCACATCTTTCCTTCACGTTTAACACAGGCGTCCCGCGAGGCTGGGCGCTAGTGGACGCGGTTCGACCTGGCTGGCGGGCCGCGGGGCTGTAGGGGCAGGGGCTCGGCGCTGCTGACCGgtgtcctctcctccccacagcGTACCTGGTGCAGGCCGTGAGAGCAGCGGGCAAGTGCGATGCGGTCTTTAAGGGCTTTTCGGACTGTTTGCTCAAGCTGGGCGACAGCATGGCCAACTACCCGCAGGGCCTGGACGACAAGACGAACATCAAGACCGTGTGCTCGTAAGTGTTCTCTTTGGCACGCTAGGTTTCCATTCTGGGGGGTGCTGCTGAGGTCGGAGAGGGCCTTGCCTCCCAGCCTGAGCCCTGAATTCCCTGCCAGCGAGAATTCATGCAGGTTTGGCTAGGGTCTGCGATACCCAAGAGGACCCTGTGGCCTGAGATGGACAGAGGATGATCCTCCCACGCAGGGGCCAGTCCCAGCCCTGTGCAGCCCCACCAGCACCCACAGAGATGCATGCACTCAACGCGCTGGAACCCAAAACAAGGAGCCTGGAGACCTGCTAGCAGTTTCTTGCTCTACTTTGAGcagtcttcattctttttttctgcgTGCATGAGTGGACTCCTAGGTACTCTCCAAAAAACAGTTGGTTTTGGTCTGAGGGGCTTTTTAGGGAATACTAGGTTTGCATAAAGGAAAAGTTGCTCTCTTGTTTTGTCCATTTCCCCTGATAAAACCCTCTTCCGGTGCACACCAAGAATATTGGGATGTAGTCAAGGGAGCATgggtccctcttcctctttctaagAGAGActgaaagcatattttattttgtgccaaTGATTTTGCCCAAGGAAAGTAAGTCCTGGGCATCCAGTGACCATATCTGCTGAGTTTATGGCAGATTAGAGGTTTAGGATAGCCACCCTCCTTgacccacccccttcctctctgcaccTGCTTGGTATCCCCAGGCCAAGGCAGCAAAGGGCTAGGAAGGAGTTCATGGCCAGGCACAGTGGGTGTCTTTTTCCCAGAGTTTGACTGGAAAGCACAGCTCCCACTGGCGAAGGAAGTAACTAGCAGAGACCCTGTGGTGGTAGACCAGCAACATTTTAGCTCCTGCAGTccttagaacacacacacacacacacacacacacacacacacaccactttattttactttatttttcagaaagaaagagttGTAACTCTCACCCCTCACCCAATAATGGCCCTTCCAAAAAAGCCAAGACAAGAGGCATTCCCTGTTCCCTACAGGTTGGAGAAACCATTTTCCCTGCACCATCTTTTTTATACTGTGAAGTCCTTGtcctctctctcattcctgaGGGTgggtgtttatttgtttaaattgtgAGTAATTAAATGGGGGTCAATTTTGCCACACACTTTCCTAAATACCCTGGTGTTCCCCAACAGCCACAGCAGCCAGGTAGCTGGTACCTTCCTATCAGAAAAGGGATAAAAGGCGGGATCTGGGTTGCATGACCACCCACTTTAATCTTGAATGTCTGATGATAGATATGAGTATATCTATAAAGCTAGATGAAAGGTTAAATATAGATCAGCTTCCCAATCTTCCATTATTTGCCAGAATTTGATTATCCcaagctattttaattttttagcagGACGGGGTCTGGGAGAATGGAAGTGAGGAGGACCCCTGCTGGGTTCTAGGCTCACTTCATTAGTGGCACTGGTTGCTCAACACTCTGCTGAAGCCCACCACCTCTCAGTTCCATGTGGATTTCTGCCACTTTCCACCACATTCCTCTTCCAAGAAGGTCCTGTCCCCATCTGGGCATGCATAAAGAAAGGAGAGATTTAGCTTTCCTTTGGGACTGCAATTAGAGCGAAGAGCTGTCCCTGCTCCTCTTAGTTTCTCTAAATCTTGCTGTTTATTACGAATTGAGGGACTTGGAAGCCCTGTGGTCCAGGCTCCGCAGTCCTCATAAATTAAGAGACTCATAAAGGTCATTAGAAAAGAGCCAGAGCTCAAGGCAAtccaacaagcatttattatcttTGCTATTAgccaggggatggggtgggagtgGAAACACGGATAAATCAAACACGGTGCTTGCCTTCAACGTGCTTACAGTCCAGGCTAGCGAGCCGAAGGGCGAGATAGGAGGAAATACAAACACATTGAGTGGAGGGCGTCGCTAGTGACCTGGCGCTAATGGCCGGGGCGAAGTGGGAGCCAGCCCCAGAGTTACCGAGACGCGTAGATCGACCCAGCACCGAAAGGAGACAGCGCCCCAGGAATCGATCACGAGTTGGAATTATATTTAGTCTCGGGATCTATTTTGGGTTTTCAGAAGAAAGGGGGACAATTACAAAGGACAGGTTGGTTGAAGGTTGTGGGGGCGGGGCTAGGAGCTCAGCCCAGGTGGAGGAAGCGGCTGAGGAAGGCGCGGGGCTCGGGAAAGAGGCGGGGAGCCAGGACTGGGAGCGGGGTCCCAGGAAGGCTGGCAGCGGTGGGCATCGCGGCGGCACCGGAGTCCCGGCCTGGGGGACTGTAACTACGCCGGAAGGCCGTGGGGAAGAGGCTTCGTGGGGGTCCAAGCCCATGAAAGACTCcggagggggagaagaggagggcagAGCGCTCAGGGCCGGGCGCTCCGGGATCTGCGAAAGCTGACGGAGGCTACGAAGCTGGCCCCAGGGCACTGACACTCACCGAcccggggaggggagaggcaggcaggcgtCTTCGGACCGAATCAGAGCCGGGGGACTGGAGAGCAAGGCCAGGGGCCACGGAGGAccgaagaggaaggggaagaggcggaggaagaggaagtgaggAACTGAACGAGGAAAACtgaggggagggaaaaggaagaagacaaagaagggaagaaggaaggatgggaaaATTGGAAAACGGCAaacaaaagggagggaggagggagagtgcGGGCGAAGGCGCGAGAGTACCGCagcgggtggggggaggagggacacagaagggACGAGGGGGAGGAGAAAGTGAGAAGCCAAGAGGGGAGGGCCGTGCTCAGAGCAAGTAACCCATCTTGCAAGCTAAGAGGCATTAATGGGCGGCAGCTTGCAAGGCTTAGCAGTGTTTTCCTAGCTTTCCCCGAGGAGGACGAGCAATCTGTTTGCGCAGGCCGAGGTGCCAGCGAGGCGCAGCCGGCGCGGCCCGGCTCTCGGCTGCCGGGTCCCCGCCAGGGAGCGGGAAAGGGAAACCAGACGCCGAAGGGGGCGGCCTCTGTCCTTGGAGGGCGGCTTCCTGGGTGGGCCgaggtctggggaggggagggcccacCCAGCCCGACTCAGGGCCGGGGCGGTGAAGACGAGGTGGGAGGGTGGGAGTGGAGAGGTACCCCGGGGAGATTTGCCAGGCCGCGACGGGGTTGGCACAGGGGCGCGGGCCCGGGTCCTCCCCGAGCCCAAAGTCAACCTGCTTCTTCCGTTTTGTTCTGTTCCTCGCCAGATACTGGGAGGATTTCCACAGCTGCACGGTCACAGCCCTTACGGATTGCCAAGAAGGGGCGAAAGATATGTGGGATAAACTgagaaaagaatccaaaaacCTCAACATCCAAGGCAGCTTATTCGAACTCTGCGGCAGCGGCAACGGGGCGGCGGGGTCCCTGCTCCCGGCGCTTCCCGTGCTCCTGGTGTCTCTCTCGGCAGCTTTAGCGACTTGGCTTTCCTTCTGAGCGCGGGGCCGGCTCCCCCCGTGCGCCCATCCACACTCACTCCATGCTCCCGGAAATCGAGAGGAAGATCCATTCGTTCTTTGGGGAAGTTGTGATTCTCTGTGATGCTGAAAACACTCATATAGGATTGTGGGAAATCCCGATTCTCCTTTTGATTTCGTTCgatttcttgtgttttatttgcCAAATGTTACCAATCagtgagcaagcaagcacagCCAAAATCGGACCTCAGCTTTAGTCCGTCTTCACACACAAATAAGGAAAACGGCAAACccaccccattttttttaatttttattttttggcacaaGAATCTCAGGAACGGCCCTGGGCCACCTACTATATTAATCATGTTAATACATGACAAATGATGGGCTCCTCCTaataggaaagagaggagaggagaaggccaGGGGAATGAATTCAAAAGAGATGTCCACGAGGAAAGCATATGGTGAATAAATCACGCTCACGTCTTTCTTCCACAGTATCTTGTTTTGATCATTTCCACTGCACATTTCTCCTCGAGGAAAGTGAAAGGACAGGTCGTTGACTTCGTGTTTTAAGGataggagggagagggaaaggattGAGGAAATCTCGGGTGTATAGGTAAAGGCTGCCAGAAGAATCGTTGCTAAAGTCACTGAGAGGTTAAGCTTTACCTGCCGTTGTTGATGCATCTTTCCAAGTCCACTGCCTTTATTTTCCCTCTTGTTTTAGCTGTTACACATACAGTAATACCTGAATATCCAACGGTATAGATCACAAGGGGGGGATGTTAAATGTTAAtctaaaatatagttaaaaaagaTTTTGACATAAAAGagccttgattttaaaaaagagagagatgtaatttaaaaagtttattataaattaaattcagcaaaaaaaaaagatttgctacAAAGTATagagaagtataaaataaaagttattgttTGAAACGGGGGTGTCGTTTGTTTCCTGCCCCAAGCCTGCTGTCTTGGTCCAGTTCTCGGGGTTCCCTGTAGGGACACGGGGTGCCAGATGATAAATGCACCTGTTCACAAGCTAGTTGATAACCTACCGCCTCCAAGTAGACCCGCCTCAACTAGATCTCTTTGTCACTTTTCCGAAATTCGTTCacttaaagaagagaaagaggaagttgTATTTTTGATAAGTAAAAACGCAAGAGATCTTTTCTAGGTGAGGTTTGGGAGGAACTGGGCTTGCGCGAGACTACACACGCAGACCCCGCCCCAGGCGGGTCGGAGCCCTAACCACCGTTTCGGCAGGCCGATCCCTAACCACGATTCGCCTTTTCCTCTGCGGTGGCTGGAGGCAGCTTGCGAACGAACCGCCATTAAGGGCTCCAGCAGAGGGGCCTAGAGGCTGTGGTCCCTGGCAGGGAGCAGGTGAATCCTTTCATAATTAATAAGACAGCTCAGCTGAAATGGCGAGGAGACGGGGCCCTATTGATCTGGCAGTCGAGCTGCTTCCACCTCTCCTATTTATAGGCCCCGCATGGCCTTACGGAGAAATAAACATTCGAGAGTAAACACGCGCAGAAGAGACGGGGGTCCAGGGCCGCAGAAACTGGAGCCgactggggggagggagaaccGAATGTTCGTCTCTAGGTTCAAGGAAATCGAAATATGATTTCTAGGAGAAGGTGAGGGAGCTGCGGGgcgggagggaggtggagggctgGTGGAGGGGCAGCCATGGAGGCTGCGGCGGGTTCCAGCGCCAGCCGAGCGAGCCGGCGGCCGCCCGGAGGGTGCGCGGGGGCTCCGAAATGCAATGTGTAAACAATAGCTAGAGTAACAGTTCATAAATCAAACCCTGCAGGTCGCAGCCCAATCTGCATTCCCCCCACGGACTGAATTCCAGCAACACATGCGTCCCGGCGCCCCGAGCGCTGGAAGCTGCCCGGATTCTTAATGGCAGCATATATTACCGCGGCCAGTTcacgcacgcgcgcgcactcCTGGGAATAGTTTCACCCGCCACCCCCTACCCAGCCCCTCCTCCGTGGATCCCCTGTTCTCAGCCAAAAGCAAAGGAGATCCTCGCTGCCTGCGCAGAGTGGTCACCCACAGGGAACGGTGGTTGTTTTGGAAAATAACGTTTGGTTTCGATCATTTCGTTGCAGTGGTTATTTTCGGCCCAAGTATAAGTAGGATGATGCTAACCCGAGCTCAATCCctggaattcaaattaaaatgtcTCAGCCTATTTTAAATACGAATCTATTTAATGAGGGGGAGGAGaactggagaaagagggagggtcTTCTCGTGTCGTGTCTTGCCTGGAGAGCTGGCCGCCTCGTATCCGTATCTTTCCCAAGAAAAACTGGGGGCGAACCGGTGCACACAGCTGGGCCCCTTGCTAGCCAAAGGGAAAGCACCGTGCTCCCCAGGCTTTGCCGGGAGGGAGACTCCCGCGACACACGGAGGATGCCCCTCCCCTAGCAGCGAGAGTGTCCCACCTAGACGGCAGTCTCTTTCGAGAACTGGGAGGAGGCGAAACTGTGGGAAAGGACAGAGGCGACGGGACGGGGAGGATTGGGAACGCGACTCGCTAGCTCTTCCAACAAGATTCTTTCCAAGGAACGCCGTCCTCCTGCGGCTCCAACTGCCTCCCTAGAGAGAGGGCGCCCCACCGCCACGTACTTCAACGCTCCCGCTCCGCCCTGCCCCTGATTGTCCCGGAGGTGCCTGGAGAAAGCTCAGTGCCCTATGGGGGCTCCTCTGCCCTGTCCTGAGCCGGGCACCACGAGCACGTGCGCTTGGAGGGAGCCCCAGGAACGCAGGGCCGCGAGTCTCAGAAACCCAGGTTGCTGCATCTGGCTTGTTagagaacatttctttttgttgtggtgATTGTTTAGATTATTATCGCGCCGTCTTCGACTATAATTTGCTGTTTAATCATAATGACATCTCGGTATGTTAGTTGATGTTGTTTTTAAGCACCAACACAAGTAAGCCTTGTTCTCAGCTCAGGGAGATATTAACCAGGGTGCGCACACTCCTTGCCCAGATGGGGCCGGGGGGACAGGCTGGGTTTCGAGCACCAAAGAGATCAGACCAACCTCCACCTCACCCAGCAGCATCTCCAGCTCTTTCGCAGCCCATTGCCACGTGGCCCACCAGCGCTGGCTCTGAACCTTTGAGAACTCGTTGGGCTTAGAGAAGCTCCCTCTTTCACTGCACTGCATGCCCAAGTAGATTCAAGACACAGCAGTTCAGCTCCAGAGCCCTTGGGAGGGGGAATTAAAGGGAACAAGAATCTGAATAATAGGGATgcagagaaaaatgggaaaaNNNNNNNNNNNNNNNNNNNNNNNNNNNNNNNNNNNNNNNNNNNNNNNNNNNNNNNNNNNNNNNNNNNNNNNNNNNNNNNNNNNNNNNNNNNNNNNNNNNNTGACAGAGGTTGGGCTCCACCCTggatcctccccctcccccacagctcaGCCACTTACAGTAGGAGCTATTCTGGCCAAACCAGCTCTGTGGGTCAGTACTAAGCCTTCAATCCCCTGGCCCATCTGCAGTGGAAGGTGAGTGGAGGAAAAAGGcagcataggaaaagaaaattgcagCCCTCAGAAAGGACAGCAAAGATGACAGCTGAACTTTTCTTCTCCTTGCTCAGTGAGATGGAGAGACTTCTACAGACGGGACCAACTTGGAGCCAGTGGGAGGGGGACTGAACCATCAGTAGGACTTTGGTGTGCAGAGACCCTGCTTACCCACTGTCCCTTCTCTGCCCGCATCCCTgccaaacttaaaaaacaaattaatttacttttattaagtATAGTACATGCTAAGCATTATGCTAACGCTTTGCAAACATTATCCCATTTCCTGCATTCATTTCTGTAGGagactgttttattttactgatgagaaacaAGTTTAGAAAAGAGGCTAGTAACTTGCCCCAGAATCAGCAGGTAATAAGAGGCTGGAAGAAAATTTGAGCAGTAATCTTTTTCGGAAATCTATTTTAAGACTTCGCTTTGCTTGTTACTATTTtgagcaaaaagagaaagagagagagggagagagagcgagcacaagtttaaaaacaacaaccacaaaacttAAGTTCTGTAATAGAATAATCTCCTCCTGAAGATGTTTTGCCCTAATCCTGGGAAACTGCACATGTGTTatttacatggcaaaggggaagTAAGGCTGCAGGTGGAAATAGGTGGCTAATGGgctaactttaataaaataatccaggagattatcctggatctCCATGGGGACCCAGTGTAATCACAGgggtccttaaaagtggaagggggaagaagaagagatCAGAGTAAGGGGATGCTGGGAGGACTGGACTCACCATTGTTGGCTTTGTTGGAAGAAAGGACCCAAAGCCAAGGAATTCTGGCAATCTCTAGAAGCTAGAAACGGCAAGGAAAGGATTCTTCCCTAGTCTCCAGAAAGAACTGCAGCCCAGtgatttcagcccagtgaaaCTTGTATCAGACTTCTGACCTGTAGAActaactgtaagaaaataaatttgcattgttGAAGCCACCaagtgtgtggtaatttgttacagttgTGAATAGAGAGATAATTCAAATCCTAATTCCCATCATACGATCAggtgatacatttatatatatccaGAGAACCTGAGTGCTTAGGATGTATGTTTGCTGGGATCTGCTCAGGGAACCTTCTTTGTCTGAATGGGATTTTTTCATAGGGAgtgggctggggaaggggtggcAGCTTCAATTCAGCCTAGGGCAAAAATATATGACAGAAAGAAGACATTAGGGAATgaattttaaaggacaaataacAAAAATCTTATGTTGATATTTTACGATGTGTTGGCATAAaacctttttcattattt from Suricata suricatta isolate VVHF042 chromosome 7, meerkat_22Aug2017_6uvM2_HiC, whole genome shotgun sequence carries:
- the NRN1 gene encoding neuritin is translated as MGLKLNGRYISLILAVQIAYLVQAVRAAGKCDAVFKGFSDCLLKLGDSMANYPQGLDDKTNIKTVCSYWEDFHSCTVTALTDCQEGAKDMWDKLRKESKNLNIQGSLFELCGSGNGAAGSLLPALPVLLVSLSAALATWLSF